A region from the Kineothrix sp. IPX-CK genome encodes:
- a CDS encoding hemerythrin family protein, with translation MDTLQFQDKKGRDTMIWKDKYELGVQIIDEQHKELFRRVDAFVQTLRSSVTWEEKVKKVNETLEFMNGYVVEHFRDEEEYQKKIGYPGYEEHKKIHDDMVNYVVKVTEEYEKSGYNEQLMQQFGGKLLSWLINHVAAQDQRIADYAIKKGVSEDDR, from the coding sequence ATGGATACATTACAATTTCAGGATAAGAAAGGACGAGATACTATGATCTGGAAAGATAAGTATGAGCTGGGCGTTCAGATAATCGATGAGCAGCATAAAGAGCTGTTTCGTCGTGTCGACGCATTTGTGCAGACGCTGCGCTCTTCCGTTACTTGGGAAGAAAAGGTAAAAAAGGTCAACGAAACGCTGGAATTCATGAATGGTTATGTAGTGGAGCACTTCCGTGATGAGGAGGAATATCAGAAGAAAATAGGATACCCCGGTTATGAAGAGCATAAGAAAATACATGATGATATGGTAAATTATGTGGTGAAGGTTACCGAAGAATATGAGAAAAGCGGTTATAACGAGCAGTTGATGCAGCAGTTCGGTGGAAAGCTCCTTTCCTGGCTGATCAACCATGTTGCAGCGCAGGATCAGCGGATTGCCGATTACGCAATAAAAAAGGGGGTGTCAGAAGATGACAGATAA
- a CDS encoding 2-isopropylmalate synthase: MKRKIYVFDTTLRDGEQVPGAKLNLEEKLDVAAQIAKMKVDMMEVGFPSSSQGDFEAVKAISEKIGREVCIAALGRAVESDIDAIYQSIRKAQDPLIHIVLGSSKVHVSKKLQKTPEQIIEIGASSVKYARQFLPKVQYSLEDASRSDFEYMWRTIEAVVKAGATIINIPDTVGYAVPEQFGNLIYRINDRLKNLEPNVLLSVHCHNDTGLATANTLAAVKNGADKVECTVNGIGERAGNTSLEEVVMGIKLHEDYYGGYTSIDTAKIYETSRMVSATMGLDVQVNKAITGENAFAHSSGIHQDGLLKSKDVYEIMDPETVGAPPMELVLTARSGKHAFLYVTKRLGFEIPEMHVPEVFEKFLQLADRKKEVYDNDILALFKNCPNVKSVFDKELWQLEEYQMTATSTLPAATVKLIRGDKQVVTSSSGSGVIDALYSCIMEAVQEPVELIEYRINNLSRGKGSLGKVTVQIKHNDKLYQGKAIEQDVMEASALAFINAVNKIILDEE; this comes from the coding sequence ATGAAAAGAAAAATTTACGTATTTGACACAACACTTAGAGACGGAGAACAGGTTCCCGGCGCGAAACTGAATCTGGAGGAAAAATTAGATGTAGCGGCACAGATTGCCAAGATGAAAGTAGATATGATGGAAGTGGGCTTTCCCTCCTCTTCCCAGGGAGATTTTGAAGCGGTAAAAGCGATCAGCGAGAAGATAGGTCGGGAGGTATGTATTGCAGCCTTAGGCAGAGCTGTGGAATCGGACATAGACGCCATATACCAGAGTATCCGTAAGGCGCAGGACCCCTTGATTCATATCGTATTAGGCTCCTCTAAAGTACATGTATCCAAGAAGCTGCAGAAAACACCCGAGCAGATCATAGAGATAGGAGCCTCTTCTGTGAAATATGCCAGGCAGTTTCTTCCTAAGGTACAGTATTCCTTGGAAGATGCCAGCCGGTCGGATTTCGAATATATGTGGAGAACAATAGAGGCGGTCGTAAAGGCGGGGGCCACCATCATCAATATTCCGGATACCGTGGGCTACGCCGTACCCGAGCAGTTCGGCAATTTGATATACCGAATCAATGACAGGCTGAAGAACCTGGAACCCAACGTGCTTTTGAGCGTCCACTGCCACAACGATACCGGACTGGCTACCGCGAATACTTTAGCTGCTGTGAAAAACGGAGCGGATAAGGTGGAATGTACCGTGAACGGAATTGGAGAGCGTGCGGGAAATACCTCCTTGGAGGAGGTGGTTATGGGAATCAAGCTGCACGAGGACTATTACGGAGGCTACACCAGTATTGATACGGCAAAAATCTATGAAACCTCCCGCATGGTCAGCGCCACGATGGGATTGGATGTTCAGGTCAATAAAGCGATTACGGGAGAAAATGCCTTTGCCCATTCGTCGGGTATCCATCAGGACGGCTTGCTGAAATCCAAAGATGTATATGAAATCATGGACCCCGAGACAGTAGGAGCGCCTCCTATGGAACTGGTATTGACGGCGAGATCCGGCAAACACGCCTTTTTATATGTAACAAAGAGGTTAGGGTTCGAAATACCGGAAATGCATGTTCCGGAGGTCTTCGAAAAGTTCTTGCAATTAGCCGACAGGAAAAAGGAAGTTTATGATAATGATATACTGGCGCTGTTTAAGAACTGTCCTAATGTAAAATCCGTTTTCGATAAGGAACTGTGGCAGTTGGAAGAATATCAAATGACCGCCACCAGTACGCTGCCTGCGGCTACGGTCAAGCTGATCCGCGGAGATAAGCAGGTGGTAACAAGCAGCAGCGGTTCGGGAGTAATCGACGCGCTTTACAGCTGCATCATGGAAGCGGTACAGGAGCCCGTAGAATTAATTGAGTACAGAATTAATAATCTGAGCCGGGGGAAAGGAAGTCTTGGAAAGGTCACTGTTCAGATTAAACACAACGACAAATTATATCAGGGAAAAGCGATTGAGCAGGATGTAATGGAGGCGAGTGCGCTGGCATTTATCAATGCAGTGAATAAGATTATTTTGGATGAAGAATAG
- a CDS encoding GMC family oxidoreductase N-terminal domain-containing protein, with amino-acid sequence MEYDVDVIVIGAGGGGAVAAKELGEKGIRVLVLEAGPWYGNEKWPRPNAEHGGESSSSIEDLNLPLLKENFTDLENDMNDLVSGKFRWGPADRSIGPWTRSVANGGTVWQSAGVGGTTLIYTANCPRAYPVAVNNIWPIPYNELIPYYEKVEEALPVIDSRPTAKENLFYYGAKQANWNELTGKDITRPGYRPQPNAILLRSEEANIPDYDMERDGEYGCTFRGHCINGCHIGPKVQAVAKRSTFASYIPWALYSGNVQVRPNAFVTQILTEPDSENVLRAVGVIYKDTWTGEVFEQRADVVVMAGGSIETPRLWLNSGLPQNAWVGRGLVNHWMDSVTGIFDREVLMEVLGSPDISPFVGQNGAARFDYPGLGVIQTMGFSPGLYSSVFYGMSDKGFAEWNEVSPGELWDMEGAVVGARLKEIMMDYKRTLSLLIFTDDEVNQRNGVSLDYKVRDAYGYIPKIVYYPSDKDRIKRDRLATISANILKKAGARTILRSNWPANLYIHIQSTMRMGIVTDTDCEARQVKRLFIADNSVLYNSLGGPNPTLTTQALAVRTSEKIKDKYF; translated from the coding sequence ATGGAGTATGATGTGGATGTTATTGTAATTGGTGCGGGAGGAGGAGGCGCTGTAGCAGCGAAGGAACTGGGAGAAAAAGGAATTAGAGTTCTGGTTCTGGAAGCCGGTCCGTGGTATGGAAATGAGAAATGGCCCAGGCCCAATGCCGAGCATGGCGGAGAGAGCAGTTCTTCCATAGAAGATTTAAACCTTCCGCTGTTGAAAGAAAATTTTACCGACTTGGAAAATGATATGAACGATTTAGTAAGCGGTAAATTTCGTTGGGGGCCTGCCGATAGAAGTATAGGTCCATGGACCAGAAGTGTAGCAAACGGGGGAACCGTATGGCAGAGCGCGGGAGTGGGCGGAACAACACTGATTTATACTGCAAACTGCCCGCGGGCATATCCGGTGGCAGTAAACAATATCTGGCCTATACCCTATAACGAGCTCATCCCTTATTACGAGAAAGTCGAGGAGGCACTTCCTGTAATCGACAGCAGGCCTACCGCCAAGGAGAACTTGTTCTACTATGGGGCGAAGCAGGCGAACTGGAATGAGCTGACGGGAAAGGATATTACGCGCCCGGGCTACCGTCCGCAGCCAAATGCCATCCTGCTTCGCAGTGAAGAGGCCAATATACCGGATTACGATATGGAAAGGGATGGAGAATACGGCTGTACGTTCAGAGGGCACTGCATAAACGGTTGCCATATAGGGCCGAAGGTGCAGGCAGTGGCTAAAAGATCCACCTTTGCAAGCTATATTCCGTGGGCACTTTATTCCGGAAACGTACAGGTCAGGCCAAATGCTTTTGTAACGCAGATATTAACGGAGCCGGACAGCGAGAATGTACTTCGCGCGGTAGGCGTAATATATAAGGACACGTGGACCGGAGAGGTGTTCGAACAGCGCGCGGATGTGGTAGTTATGGCAGGCGGCTCCATTGAGACACCGCGCCTTTGGCTGAATTCCGGACTTCCCCAAAATGCGTGGGTCGGAAGAGGATTGGTAAATCACTGGATGGACAGCGTTACGGGGATATTCGACAGGGAAGTGCTGATGGAGGTATTGGGAAGTCCTGACATAAGTCCTTTCGTAGGACAAAATGGGGCGGCGAGATTCGATTATCCGGGTCTGGGCGTCATACAGACCATGGGTTTTAGCCCCGGTTTGTATTCTTCTGTCTTTTACGGCATGAGCGACAAAGGCTTTGCTGAATGGAATGAGGTGAGCCCCGGTGAGCTTTGGGATATGGAAGGAGCGGTAGTCGGTGCCCGGTTAAAGGAAATAATGATGGACTATAAGAGAACACTGAGTTTACTCATATTCACGGACGATGAAGTGAATCAGAGAAACGGTGTAAGCTTGGACTACAAAGTCAGAGATGCGTATGGATACATACCTAAAATAGTCTATTATCCCAGCGATAAGGACAGGATAAAACGCGACAGGCTTGCGACCATATCTGCAAATATTTTGAAAAAAGCCGGCGCAAGAACGATTCTTCGTTCCAACTGGCCGGCTAATCTATATATACATATTCAATCTACCATGCGTATGGGAATCGTCACGGATACCGATTGTGAGGCGAGGCAGGTAAAGAGGCTGTTCATAGCCGACAACAGCGTGCTTTACAATTCTCTGGGAGGCCCCAATCCGACCCTTACCACACAGGCTTTAGCGGTAAGAACCTCGGAAAAGATAAAAGATAAATACTTTTAA
- a CDS encoding iron-containing alcohol dehydrogenase — MENFKFYSPTYFVFGKEEETRTGHYIKRFGGKKVLIHYGGGSVICSGLLDRVKLSLETDGIEFVELDGVKPNPRSGLVYEGIELCRKENVDFVLAIGGGSTIDSSKAIAAGAVYEGDFWDFYQGKLVTKALPIGTILTISAAGSEGSPDSVITNEDGMYKRGATGEAFRPAFSILNPALTQTLPPFQIACGITDIMAHLFERYFTTTTEVEVTDRMIEGLLLTVIKEAPRVIEDPGNYQAQANIMWAGMMAHNNSCGVGRVQDWASHDIEHELSAIYDCAHGAGLAVVFPAWMQYNMKHDINRFAQLAVRVWGCEMDFMNPENTAKAGIAALRRFWTSIGMPSDFAGLGAKEEDIEKMAHTACHGDGRNGVIGGFAKLEEKDVAAIYRLML; from the coding sequence ATGGAAAATTTTAAATTCTACAGTCCCACCTATTTTGTTTTCGGCAAAGAGGAAGAAACGAGAACGGGACACTATATAAAACGCTTCGGCGGTAAAAAGGTCCTGATTCACTACGGCGGCGGTTCCGTAATCTGCTCCGGCCTTCTGGACAGAGTAAAGCTTTCCCTGGAGACAGATGGAATAGAATTCGTGGAACTGGACGGCGTTAAGCCGAATCCCAGAAGCGGTCTTGTTTATGAAGGCATTGAGCTGTGCAGGAAAGAAAACGTGGACTTCGTCCTTGCGATAGGCGGCGGGAGCACCATCGATTCTTCCAAGGCCATAGCTGCCGGTGCTGTCTATGAAGGAGATTTCTGGGATTTCTACCAAGGGAAGTTAGTGACAAAGGCGCTTCCTATAGGAACCATACTCACGATATCCGCAGCAGGAAGTGAAGGGTCGCCGGATTCCGTTATTACCAACGAGGATGGAATGTATAAGCGCGGCGCTACGGGAGAGGCTTTCCGTCCGGCATTTTCTATTTTAAACCCTGCTCTGACACAGACTCTTCCGCCCTTTCAGATTGCTTGTGGAATTACGGATATAATGGCACACTTATTTGAGCGTTATTTCACCACCACCACTGAGGTCGAAGTAACCGATAGGATGATAGAGGGCCTGCTTCTGACCGTAATCAAGGAAGCGCCCCGTGTAATAGAAGACCCAGGCAATTATCAGGCGCAGGCTAACATCATGTGGGCAGGAATGATGGCTCACAATAATTCCTGCGGAGTAGGAAGAGTACAGGACTGGGCGAGCCACGACATCGAGCATGAGCTTTCTGCAATTTATGACTGTGCGCATGGAGCGGGATTGGCAGTGGTATTTCCGGCATGGATGCAGTATAATATGAAACACGACATAAACCGTTTTGCCCAGCTCGCAGTTCGTGTATGGGGCTGCGAAATGGATTTTATGAATCCGGAAAATACGGCGAAGGCTGGAATCGCAGCGCTTAGACGATTCTGGACCTCCATAGGAATGCCCTCTGATTTTGCAGGACTTGGAGCCAAGGAAGAGGACATAGAGAAAATGGCTCATACTGCCTGCCATGGTGATGGCCGGAATGGTGTTATCGGAGGCTTTGCCAAGCTGGAGGAGAAAGATGTTGCAGCTATTTACCGTCTGATGCTGTAA
- the nadC gene encoding carboxylating nicotinate-nucleotide diphosphorylase, producing the protein MNNEITFKLNADNLILQSLREDISSEDVSTNSVIREKKEGKVQLLCKQDGVIAGMDVFLRVFELLDTSARLEAYVKDGDRVKKGDLLADLYADVRALLSGERTALNYLQRMSGIATYTRSIADMLSGSGIKLLDTRKTTPNMRIFEKYAVKAGGGYNHRFNLSDGILLKDNHIAAAGGVRKAIEMAREYAPFVRKIEIEAENLEMVDEALEAGADIIMLDNMSLEMMKQAVKIIDGRAETECSGNVTAQSIGELIQIGVDYISCGALTHSAPILDVSLKNLMVLNK; encoded by the coding sequence ATGAACAACGAAATCACATTCAAATTAAATGCGGATAATCTTATATTACAATCGCTGCGAGAGGATATATCCAGTGAGGACGTATCAACTAATTCGGTCATTCGGGAGAAAAAGGAGGGAAAGGTCCAGCTTTTATGCAAGCAGGATGGTGTCATAGCAGGTATGGACGTCTTTTTACGGGTATTCGAGCTTTTGGATACTTCAGCAAGATTAGAAGCATATGTTAAGGACGGAGACCGGGTAAAAAAAGGAGACTTGCTCGCCGACTTATATGCAGATGTGAGGGCACTTCTTTCGGGAGAGCGGACAGCGCTTAATTATCTGCAGCGCATGAGCGGAATCGCTACCTATACCCGTTCCATAGCAGACATGCTAAGCGGAAGCGGAATCAAGCTGCTGGATACGAGAAAGACTACTCCTAACATGAGAATATTTGAAAAATATGCGGTCAAGGCAGGAGGCGGATACAATCACCGTTTTAATCTTTCCGATGGTATTTTGCTGAAGGACAATCATATAGCGGCGGCCGGAGGAGTGAGGAAAGCAATAGAAATGGCACGAGAGTACGCGCCCTTCGTGCGAAAGATAGAAATAGAAGCAGAGAATCTGGAAATGGTAGATGAAGCGCTGGAAGCCGGGGCCGACATCATTATGCTGGATAATATGAGCTTGGAAATGATGAAACAGGCCGTAAAAATAATTGACGGCAGGGCGGAAACGGAATGTTCTGGAAATGTTACGGCGCAGAGCATCGGCGAACTGATTCAAATCGGTGTCGATTATATATCCTGCGGGGCATTGACTCATTCTGCCCCTATTTTGGATGTCTCGTTAAAAAACCTTATGGTATTAAATAAATAG
- a CDS encoding NimC/NimA family protein: MKNRISYRKTIGSGGKLYIQTGKIKKVSKQLAVNPKAEICAMKDGEWIRLEGILVEDDRAEAKESMLEAYPSLRSMYAVDDGNTQVLYFEYATATLYSLTKKPEVILNN, encoded by the coding sequence ATGAAGAATAGGATATCATATAGGAAAACCATAGGTTCAGGAGGAAAGCTATATATTCAGACTGGGAAAATAAAGAAGGTGTCAAAGCAGCTTGCTGTTAATCCAAAAGCTGAAATCTGCGCAATGAAGGACGGAGAATGGATCCGATTGGAAGGTATCCTCGTGGAGGACGACAGGGCGGAAGCCAAGGAATCCATGCTGGAGGCCTACCCTTCCCTGAGAAGTATGTATGCGGTGGATGACGGAAACACCCAGGTGCTTTATTTTGAATACGCTACTGCCACATTATATTCGCTCACAAAAAAGCCGGAGGTTATCCTTAATAATTAA
- a CDS encoding L-aspartate oxidase yields the protein MKTKTDIIIVGTGAAGLCCALNLPENKEILLITKSSLKMSDSYLAQGGICTLKSEADYNSFFTDTLKAGHFENDRAAVRQMIRKSPEIIGDLVSYGVEFEQKDGALLYTKEGAHSAPRILYHKDVTGREITEKLLAQAVEKKNITIMEYVEMIDLVSYKNCCLGIVVRTKDGRLVQLSSDYTVLATGGIGGLYEASTNYPHLTGDALAAALRHNISLKNIDYIQIHPTTLYSEKPGRRFLISESVRGEGAYLLNAGRKRFVDELLPRDLLTQKILRQMKLDGSRHVWLSVTHLGSKAVKDRFPNIYARCMEEGIDITKDSIPVVPAQHYFMGGIAADLESRTSMEHLYAVGETSCNGVHGKNRLASNSLLESLVFAKEAAEHISATFQKMNYSIETVDLTVYADYERLKERNKKMILEEIERENKNEQRNHIQIKCG from the coding sequence ATGAAGACTAAGACGGATATTATTATAGTAGGAACGGGGGCAGCGGGACTATGCTGTGCGCTTAACCTGCCTGAAAACAAGGAAATTTTGCTGATTACCAAAAGCTCCCTGAAAATGAGCGACTCCTATTTGGCCCAGGGAGGCATCTGCACGCTGAAATCGGAAGCGGATTATAACAGTTTTTTTACGGATACGCTGAAAGCCGGACATTTCGAGAACGACCGGGCTGCGGTGCGACAGATGATAAGGAAGTCGCCGGAAATTATAGGCGATCTGGTTTCCTACGGGGTTGAATTCGAGCAAAAGGACGGGGCCCTCCTTTATACGAAGGAAGGCGCACATTCTGCCCCAAGAATTTTATATCATAAAGATGTGACCGGGCGGGAGATTACGGAAAAGCTTCTGGCGCAGGCCGTTGAGAAAAAGAATATCACTATTATGGAATATGTGGAAATGATAGATCTGGTATCCTATAAAAACTGCTGCCTCGGTATTGTCGTCCGTACAAAGGACGGCAGACTCGTGCAGCTTTCCTCTGATTATACGGTACTGGCTACCGGAGGAATCGGAGGTTTATATGAAGCTTCCACAAATTATCCCCATTTGACTGGAGATGCGCTGGCGGCAGCGCTGAGGCACAACATTTCATTAAAAAATATCGATTATATACAAATCCATCCAACTACACTCTATTCTGAAAAACCGGGGAGACGTTTCCTGATTTCTGAATCAGTAAGAGGAGAGGGGGCTTATTTACTGAATGCAGGCAGGAAGCGCTTCGTGGACGAGCTTCTGCCTAGAGATTTACTGACCCAGAAAATCCTCCGTCAGATGAAATTAGATGGAAGCAGACATGTATGGCTGTCCGTGACACATCTGGGCAGTAAGGCTGTTAAGGATAGATTTCCTAATATTTATGCCCGTTGTATGGAAGAGGGAATCGATATTACTAAGGACAGTATTCCTGTCGTTCCGGCTCAGCATTATTTTATGGGAGGAATTGCCGCAGACCTTGAAAGCAGAACCTCCATGGAGCATCTGTATGCCGTGGGGGAGACGAGCTGCAACGGCGTACACGGAAAGAACCGTCTTGCCAGCAACTCGCTGTTAGAAAGCCTGGTTTTTGCCAAAGAAGCGGCAGAGCATATTTCTGCCACATTTCAAAAGATGAACTACTCCATAGAAACGGTAGACCTTACGGTATACGCCGATTATGAGCGCCTTAAAGAAAGAAATAAAAAAATGATTTTAGAGGAGATAGAAAGGGAGAATAAAAATGAACAACGAAATCACATTCAAATTAAATGCGGATAA
- a CDS encoding LysR family transcriptional regulator, with product MDMNIQKYMAFISTVEYGSFTKAAKLLNYSQSGISRMINDLEKEWGISLLERGRSGVRLTSDGMKLLPYAKNVCREYQKLQIQVDELNGLQSGLIRIGTFSSVATHWLPNVIKEFQKDYPNIEYELLLGDYTEIESWILEGRVDCGFLRLPTIPELETIFLEQDKLLVVLPEEHSMADCEYFPVKALADSPFLLLGKDENSEAAEIFKRCGISPEIHFTTWDDYAIMSMVESGLGISILPELILRRIPYRIVAKEMEVPAYRKIGVALKDKKSASMAVKRFLDYIEYR from the coding sequence ATGGACATGAATATTCAAAAATATATGGCGTTTATCTCCACTGTGGAATATGGGAGCTTTACAAAGGCCGCGAAACTGCTGAACTATTCACAGTCGGGCATCAGCCGGATGATTAATGATTTGGAAAAAGAATGGGGAATATCACTTTTGGAGCGTGGGCGCTCCGGCGTGCGGCTGACTTCCGACGGCATGAAGCTTCTGCCATATGCAAAAAATGTATGCAGAGAATATCAAAAGCTGCAGATCCAGGTGGATGAGCTGAATGGACTTCAGTCGGGACTCATTCGAATAGGCACATTTTCAAGTGTGGCAACTCACTGGCTTCCCAACGTCATTAAAGAATTTCAAAAGGATTATCCTAACATCGAATATGAACTCCTTTTAGGAGATTATACCGAGATAGAGAGCTGGATATTGGAAGGGCGCGTGGATTGTGGATTTCTGAGGCTTCCCACAATTCCCGAGCTGGAAACAATTTTTTTGGAGCAGGATAAACTTCTCGTAGTTTTGCCTGAGGAGCATTCCATGGCGGATTGCGAATATTTTCCCGTCAAGGCGCTTGCGGATTCTCCATTTCTGCTTCTTGGAAAAGATGAGAATTCAGAAGCCGCAGAGATATTCAAACGGTGCGGGATATCTCCCGAGATTCATTTTACCACATGGGACGACTATGCCATTATGTCCATGGTGGAAAGCGGTCTGGGCATCAGCATCTTACCTGAGCTTATCTTGCGCCGCATACCTTACCGCATTGTGGCAAAGGAAATGGAAGTACCCGCTTATCGTAAAATAGGAGTGGCGCTTAAAGATAAAAAAAGCGCATCGATGGCGGTTAAGAGATTTCTGGATTATATCGAATATAGGTAA
- the proB gene encoding glutamate 5-kinase, producing MGLYQNRIVVKVGTSTLTNDIGQNDLRSFDRLAWALSDVQNMGYEIILVSSGAIAVGANKLKMKTRPTSMRLKQAAAAVGQCSIMFLYDKFFNDYDKTIAQILLNAEDMEIEEKKENLTNTFDSLLEMGIIPIVNENDSVSYTEIESEDRLFGDNDMLSAVVAVLCKARKLVILSDIDGFYDSDPRLYPNAKLIDHIDKIDEEVQSLAGGAGSRRGTGGMKTKLQAAKLATAQGIDTIITNGKNPAALYDIVKGVSVGTLFSGRSL from the coding sequence ATGGGATTATATCAAAATAGAATTGTTGTAAAAGTCGGCACCTCCACACTCACAAACGACATCGGTCAAAACGATCTACGCTCTTTCGACCGCCTCGCATGGGCTTTATCTGACGTCCAGAATATGGGATATGAGATTATACTCGTATCCTCCGGCGCCATCGCCGTAGGTGCCAATAAGCTGAAAATGAAAACACGCCCCACCAGCATGCGGCTTAAGCAGGCAGCCGCTGCAGTGGGGCAATGTAGCATTATGTTCCTATATGATAAATTTTTCAATGACTATGATAAAACTATCGCCCAAATCCTCCTCAATGCGGAGGATATGGAAATTGAGGAAAAGAAAGAGAATCTCACCAACACCTTCGATTCCCTGCTGGAAATGGGTATTATCCCCATTGTAAACGAAAACGATTCCGTCAGCTATACGGAAATCGAGTCGGAAGACCGGCTGTTCGGCGACAATGATATGCTCTCCGCCGTTGTCGCCGTATTGTGTAAGGCCCGGAAGCTTGTGATCTTGTCCGATATCGACGGTTTCTATGACAGTGACCCTCGCCTCTATCCTAACGCAAAGCTCATAGATCACATCGATAAAATCGACGAAGAGGTGCAGTCCTTAGCCGGAGGCGCAGGCTCCCGCCGTGGCACGGGCGGTATGAAGACGAAGCTCCAGGCCGCGAAATTAGCCACCGCTCAAGGTATCGACACGATTATTACAAACGGGAAAAATCCTGCCGCTCTATATGATATTGTCAAAGGTGTAAGCGTAGGAACGCTTTTTTCCGGAAGATCTTTATAG
- a CDS encoding chemotaxis protein CheX, whose amino-acid sequence MTDNLYRPFLEATRNVFQLMLDITDIDELSPEKHVDEDGLDISIGIIGEMEGEVIYRFPRTTSLGMVNIMSGLEMDTVDEFVISAISEIANIISGNVLTMFAQKDVKCDILPPVSRRAESRDGYTTCCIATPAGDVCLDIIMKSAAK is encoded by the coding sequence ATGACAGATAATCTTTACAGACCCTTTTTGGAGGCCACCCGCAATGTGTTCCAGCTAATGCTGGACATCACTGACATCGATGAGCTTTCTCCGGAGAAACATGTGGATGAGGACGGTTTGGATATTTCCATCGGGATTATAGGAGAAATGGAGGGAGAGGTCATTTATCGTTTCCCGCGAACCACCTCTCTCGGTATGGTAAATATCATGAGCGGACTGGAAATGGATACTGTGGATGAGTTCGTAATCTCAGCTATTTCCGAAATAGCGAACATAATCAGCGGCAACGTACTCACTATGTTTGCCCAGAAAGACGTGAAATGTGATATATTGCCGCCGGTATCACGCAGAGCGGAGAGCAGAGACGGTTATACCACCTGCTGTATCGCTACTCCTGCGGGAGACGTTTGCCTGGACATCATTATGAAGTCCGCCGCAAAATAG
- the nadA gene encoding quinolinate synthase NadA yields the protein MDTIIKRIEQLKKEKDIAILAHYYTDSRIQILADCVGDSYFLSKTATEIPQKTILFCGVTFMGESAKLLSPEKTILMPDSTADCPMAHMADIDEIRAVREKYEDVAVVCYVNSTAEIKAHSDVCVTSANALKVVKKLPNKNIYFIPDANLGRYIAGMIPEKCFILGDGFCHVHTSIKKENIQKAKELYPEALILAHPECTQDVLEIADYIGSTSGIIDYAGKSNAKVFIICTEMGILHELEAKNPDKTFYSVGHRQFCPHMKRITVEQVLEQLENADNLVTLDEEMMGNANKALEKMMVMSK from the coding sequence ATGGACACAATTATAAAGAGGATAGAACAGCTAAAAAAGGAAAAGGACATAGCGATATTAGCGCATTACTATACCGACAGCCGGATTCAGATTCTTGCCGACTGCGTTGGAGATTCCTATTTCCTTAGCAAAACAGCGACGGAAATACCCCAGAAGACCATTTTATTCTGCGGAGTGACCTTCATGGGTGAGAGCGCCAAGCTGTTAAGCCCTGAGAAGACGATCCTTATGCCGGACAGCACTGCGGACTGTCCTATGGCGCACATGGCGGATATCGATGAGATAAGGGCGGTAAGAGAAAAATATGAGGATGTAGCGGTAGTCTGCTATGTCAATTCCACAGCCGAAATCAAAGCCCATTCAGACGTATGCGTCACATCGGCCAATGCACTCAAGGTAGTAAAGAAGCTTCCGAACAAAAACATTTATTTTATCCCGGACGCCAATCTGGGCAGATATATCGCGGGCATGATTCCCGAGAAATGTTTTATATTGGGAGATGGATTCTGCCATGTACATACAAGTATCAAAAAAGAAAATATTCAAAAGGCCAAAGAGCTTTACCCGGAAGCATTAATTCTTGCCCATCCGGAATGTACACAGGATGTGCTGGAAATAGCAGATTATATCGGAAGTACCTCAGGAATCATCGATTATGCGGGGAAAAGCAATGCGAAGGTCTTTATCATATGCACCGAAATGGGAATACTGCACGAACTGGAAGCGAAGAACCCGGATAAAACGTTCTATTCGGTAGGACATAGGCAGTTCTGTCCGCACATGAAACGCATAACGGTGGAACAAGTCTTAGAACAGTTAGAGAATGCGGACAATCTCGTTACACTGGACGAAGAAATGATGGGTAATGCCAATAAGGCTTTGGAAAAAATGATGGTTATGTCGAAATAA